In the genome of Cryptomeria japonica chromosome 8, Sugi_1.0, whole genome shotgun sequence, one region contains:
- the LOC131027097 gene encoding receptor-like protein EIX2 — translation MFPLSHTISVGYGFLLLWIIMLQSDLPISRACIKHERISLLDFKAGLNLSFGRLSSWRGFNCCQWEGVGCDYNTSHVIRLDLSADPDVNDNWLRRSEFRPSLFHLQHLEHLDLSRNSFNGSSIPPQLSKLQRLSFLSLSNAGFCGEVPLELGNMSSLRHLDISDNFCLFQISDSDWYWEYCLRSSKFDVWIRNLRSLEFLGMDKVNLTMASKKWGEALSGHANLTQIHLSRCGLSGNIPDLSNLTSLSHLHIGSNSFPFQLPYWFENMSSLVSLDLYDCGLNSTIPSNFLPRSKLRNLVLDFNIDMQGSNLSFILDHSSSLVVLSVHHCNLGGVIPPSIADFSKLETMDLSKNNLNGSIPSSFDSLSSLATLDLSDNQLTGQIPTSLCQLPVLSKLDLYHNQLSRTIPESVSKLASLEVLSLNYNHLTGQIPSSLCELLVLNELHLGHNQLSGTISNSISKLASLEVLTLPSNRLRGTISLQMFDNLTRLQGLDLSENQFTIAISTSWVPQFGHLEYLALRSCNI, via the coding sequence ATGTTTCCACTTTCGCATACGATATCTGTGGGCTATGGATTTTTGCTGTTATGGATAATAATGCTGCAAAGCGATTTGCCAATTTCAAGAGCATGTATTAAACATGAGCGAATTTCTCTATTAGATTTCAAGGCTGGTCTTAATCTTTCCTTTGGTCGATTATCCTCTTGGCGGGGATTTAACTGTTGCCAGTGGGAGGGGGTTGGCTGCGATTATAATACATCCCATGTCATTCGCCTTGATCTAAGTGCTGACCCTGATGTAAATGATAATTGGCTCAGAAGGAGTGAGTTTCGTCCATCGCTGTTTCATCTGCAGCATCTAGAGCACTTAGATCTCAGCCGAAATAGCTTTAATGGTTCTTCTATTCCTCCACAGTTGTCAAAACTCCAGAGACTTTCATTTCTTAGCTTGTCAAATGCTGGATTTTGTGGTGAAGTCCCTCTGGAGTTGGGAAATATGTCAAGCTTGCGCCATTTGGATATTTCAGATAATTTCTGTCTATTTCAAATTTCAGATTCAGATTGGTACTGGGAATATTGCCTGAGGAGTAGTAAGTTTGATGTATGGATCAGAAATCTGAGAAGCTTAGAATTCTTGGGAATGGATAAAGTGAACCTGACAATGGCCTCGAAGAAGTGGGGTGAAGCCCTCAGCGGTCATGCCAATCTTACCCAAATTCACTTGTCTCGCTGTGGGCTCTCAGGTAATATTCCAGATCTCTCAAACCTCACCTCTTTATCACATCTTCATATAGGCTCTAATTCCTTCCCGTTTCAACTACCCTACTGGTTTGAGAATATGTCCTCCCTGGTTTCACTTGATCTCTATGACTGTGGTCTGAATAGTACCATCCCTTCCAATTTCCTACCCCGTTCCAAATTGAGAAATCTTGTGCTTGATTTTAATATAGATATGCAGGGATCAAACCTTTCTTTCATTCTAGACCATTCTTCCTCACTTGTCGTGCTTTCTGTCCACCATTGCAATTTAGGAGGAGTGATTCCCCCCTCTATTGCAGACTTTTCAAAACTTGAGACCATGGATTTGTCGAAAAACAATTTGAATGGCAGTATACCATCCTCTTTTGACAGCCTTTCATCCCTTGCAACTCTGGACCTTAGTGACAACCAGCTAACTGGTCAGATTCCTACTTCTTTGTGTCAGCTTCCGGTATTAAGTAAACTTGATctataccacaaccaactatcacgaACAATTCCAGAATCCGTTTCAAAGCTGGCTAGTTTAGAAGTATTGTCACTTAACTATAACCATCTAACTGGTCAGATTCCTTCGTCTTTGTGTGAGCTTCTGGTGTTAAATGAACTCCATCTAGGCCACAACCAGTTGTCAGGAACAATTTCAAATTCCATTTCAAAGCTGGCTAGTTTAGAAGTATTGACACTTCCTTCCAACAGATTAAGAGGCACCATTTCACTTCAGATGTTCGACAATCTAACTCGCCTACAAGGACTGGACCTTTCTGAAAACCAATTTACCATTGCCATTTCTACAAGTTGGGTTCCACAGTTTGGCCATCTGGAGTACTTGGCATTGAGGTCCTGCAATATATAA